Below is a window of Georgenia soli DNA.
CGTCTCGCACGACATGGCGGTGGTCTCCCAGGTGGTGCAGCGGGTCATCGTCATGCGGTCCGGCGCGGTCGTGGAGGAGGGGGACGTCGCCGAGCTCGTCGCCGCCCCGCGCCACCCCTACACGCAGCGGCTCGTCGAGAGCGCCCGGACGCTCGACGCCACGCTCGGCGGGCGACCGCCCGCCGCGGGACGGGACGCGACGGCGGTGGAGCACCGATGACCGCGCTGCTCGGCCTCGACGACGTGACCTACCGCTACCGCGGGGCGCACGCCGCCGCCCTGGACGGGGTGACGCTCCCCGTCGAGGAGGGGGTGAGCCTCGGCGTCGTGGGGGAGTCGGGGTCCGGGAAGTCCACCGCCCTCTCGCTGCTGCTGGGGCTGGCCCGGCCGACGGCGGGCCGGGTGCTGCTCGACGGCGCGCCGCTGGACCTGTCCGACAGCGGGCGCCGCCGCGGGTTCCGCCGGCGGGTGCAGGTGGTGTTCCAGGACCCCTACTCCTCGCTGGACCCGCGCCAGCGCGTGGACCGGATCGTCGCCGAGCCGCTGGTCTCGCTCCGGCTCAGCCGCGGCCGGGCGGCCCGGGCCGCGGTGCTCGACGCCCTGGCGTCGGTCGACCTCGAGGCGGACGTCGCGGGCCGGTACCCGCACGAGTTCTCCGGCGGTCAGCGCCAGCGCATCGCCATCGCCCGGGCGCTCGTGACCGGGCCCCAGGTGCTGCTGGCCGACGAGCCGGTCAGCGCGCTCGACCTCAGCACCCGGCTCGGCGTCATCGGCCTGCTCGAGCGGCTCAAGCGGGAGAAGGGCCTCACCGTGGTCATGGTCTCCCACGACGTCAGCGCCGTCGCGGCGCTGTGCGAGCGCACCGTCGTGCTCAAGGACGGCCGGGTGGTCGAGCAGGGCAGCACGCGTGAGATCCTTGACGACCCGAAGGAGCCGTACACGAAGCGGCTCATCGCCGCGATCCCGCGGATCGCGGTCGGCTCCGCCTGACGGCCACGGCACCGGTCGGCGGCACGCGCGGGCGCGACTACCCTGGTCCGGTGAGCGAACCTCTCATCCTCGGCATCGAGACCTCCTGCGACGAGACCGGCTTCGCCGTCGTGCGTGGCCGGGAGCTGCTCGCCGACGTCACCGCGTCCTCCATGGAGGAGCACGCCCGGTACGGCGGCATCGTCCCGGAGGTCGCCTCGCGCGCCCACCTGGAGGCCTTCGTCCCCACCCTGGACGCCGCGCTCGAGGCCGCCGACGTCGACCTCGGTCAGCTCGACGGCATCGCCGTCACGGCGGGGCCGGGCCTCGTCGGCTCGCTCACCGTCGGCGTCTCCGGCGCCAAGGCCCTCGCGCTCGCGACCGGCAAGCCGCTCTACGGGGTCAACCACGTCATCGGCCACGCGGCCGTCGACGAGCTCGTGCACGGCCCGTTCCCCGACCGGTTCGTCGCGCTGGTGGTCTCCGGCGGCCACACGTCCCTGCTGCTGGTCGACGACATCGCCACCGGCGTCGTCGAGCTCGGGCAGACCCTCGACGACGCGGCGGGCGAGGCGTTCGACAAGGTCGGCCGCCTCCTGGGCCTGCCGTACCCCGGCGGCCCTCACGTCGACAGGCTCTCCCGCGAGGGCGACCGGGACGCCATCCGCTTCCCGCGCGGCCTGACCTCGGGCAAGGACAAGGCGCGCCACCCCTACGACTTCTCCTTCTCCGGCCTCAAGACCGCCGTGGCGCGGTACGTCGAGGCCTGCCAGGACCGCGGGGAGGAGGTGCCCGCGGCCGACGTCGCAGCAGGCTTCTCTGAGGCCGTCGCCGACGTGCTGGTCACCAAGTCGCTCGCGGCCTGCGAACGCAGCGGGTGCGACACCCTCGTCATCGGCGGAGGGTTCTCCGCGAACTCCCGGCTGCGCGAGCTCGCCGCCGAGCGGGCGGCGGAGCGTGGCATCACCGTGCGGATCCCGCCCATCCGCTACTGCACCGACAACGGGGCCATGATCGCGGCACTGGGCTCGGCGCTCGTGCGGTCCGGCGCGGCGCCGTCGCCGCTGGACCTGCCGACCGACTCGGGCATGCCGCTGGAGCTCGTGCGGGTCTGAGAGCAGGACGCCTGCCCCACGCCGGCTGAGGGTGCCCGGGGCGGCTCGGGGCGCCGCGGCGTCAGAGAGTCAGCTCTGCCCGGTGGCTCTCCCGGCGCGCCCGCGCAGTGCCGGCACCGCCCGCCACGGGCGTGCGGCCGCGACGAAGGCCGCGAGAGCGACGACGAGGGTCCAGGGGAAGCCCTCCTGCCACCCGACGGAGGTCTCCCGCGGTGTGTTGACGACGGTGAGCTCGGCCCACAGCAGGCGCGCCGTCGCGCCGTCGGCTCCCGCGGCCGGGGCAACCTGCCACAGTGCGGAGGCGAAGACCGCGGCGGCCAGCAGCCAGACGGTGAGCCACCCGGCGGCGGCTGCCGCGCCGAGCCCCCAGCGGGGCCGCCGCGGGTCGAGCAGCTCGCTGTACTCGGCGGCCAGCCGTCGGGCCGGGCCGAGCGACCGGATCGCCTCGTGCATGGAGGTGTCCGCGGCGGCGGCGTCGAGGTCGCCGCGCAGCTGCTCGACGAGGGCCCGGCGCTGCGCCGACGGGTAGTCGTCGTCCAGCCACAGCACGAGCGCGAGCAGGTACCGCTCGCGGCGGAGCCGGTCGCGCAGACCTGGACGGGGCACGGCCGGGGCGGCCGGGGTGGGTGCGGTCATGGTCGTGCCTCCGGGGCGGGTCGGGCCCGGCGCGGGCCGGGGGTCAGGACGACGGCGACGACGTCGCCGAGCTGCTGCCAGCTGCGTCGCTGGACGCTGAGGTGAGTGAGGCCGGCGTCGGTGGGGGTGTAGTACTTCCGCGCCGGCCCCTGCGCGGAAGGCACGAGGTAGGAGGCCAGGTGGCCGTCGCGCTCGAGCCGTGTCAGCACGGGGTACACCGACCCCGTCGAGACGTCGGTCAGGCCCGAGTCCCGCAGCCGTGTCACGAGCTCGTAGCCGTAGGAGTCCTGCTCACGGAGCAGGGCGAGCACCAGCATGGGCAGGACGCCCTTGAGGAGCTGGGGGTCCCGGGTGGCCGGGGGGCGTTCTGCCATGGACGCAGGCTATAGGCGCTACTCGGTATCAGCAAATAGCAGGTGTCGGCGAGTACAGAGATGCGGTGCCGGGCCGGGCTCCCGTACACCCTGGCGTCGAGTCCGGACCGCGCTGGCGTCGAGCCCGACCGCCCCGGCGTCGAGTCCTGAGCGCCCGGCGTCGAGCCCGACCGCCCGGCGTCGAGCCCGACCGCCCGGCGTCGCGTGCGGAGCGCGCGGAGGTGGTGCTGCTCCGCCGACCGGCCTCAGAGAGGGCGGCCGGCGCGCATCTCTTCGATGAGCGAGGTGACGACGGCATCGAGGTCGGCACCCTGGGCGACGCGGAGCTGACGCTGGTAGGAGGCGCCGTCGTCGAGGATCTTCCCGACCAGGGCGAGGTCCTCGGCGCAGCCGAGGCGCTCCGCCACCGGCTCCAGCTCGACGAGCATGGCCGCCACGGTGTCGGTGACGAGCTCCTCGTCCCCCGAGCCGTCCCGGATGAGGATCGCGTCCATGCCGTACCGGGCGGAGCGCCACTTGTTCTCCACCACGAACCACCGGGGAGCGGTGGGCAGCTGCTCGCCACGGTCGAGCATGTCGGAGTAGTGCTCCACCAGGCAGTGCGTCAGGGCCGAGGTGGCGCGCAGCTCCTGCATGTTGGTCGCGGCGTCGCACACCCGGACCTCGATCGTCCCCAGGGAGGGGGAGGGGCGGATGTCCCACCGCAGCTCGGAGAAGGTGTCGATGACGCCGGTGCGCGTCATGTCGTCGACGTAGCTCTCGAGGTCCTCCCAGCGGTCGAACTGGTAGGGCACGCCGGCGGTGGGCAGCTGCTGGAACATCATGGCGCGGTTGGACGCGTAACCGGTGTTCTCACCGCCCCAGAACGGCGAGGAGGCGGACAGCGACTGCAGGTGCGCGAACCGCGTGAGCAGGGCCTGCATGATGGGCAGCACCTTGGAGCGGTCCTCGATGCCGACGTGCACGTGCACGCCGTACAGCAGCATCTGCCGGCCCCACCAGCGGGTGCGGTCGATCAGGGTGGCGTAGCGCTCGCGGTTGGTCACGCGCTGGTACGCGGGGCGCGCGAACGGGTGGGAGCCGGCGCTGGCGAGCTCGATACGGAGGGGATCGGTCACGGCGCGCAGGTCGTCGATCGCGCGCTGCAGGTCCGCCGCCGCCCCGCCGACCGTGCGGCACACGCCGGAGACCACCTCGACGGTGTTGACCAGGAGCTCGGGGTGGACGTGGGGATGCGGCCGGCCCTCCGGTCCGGCGACCCCCGCCAGGACCGTCTCGGCGGCCTGGCGCAGATCGCCCGAGTCGGCGTCGAGCAGCTGCAGCTCCCACTCGATGCCGACCGAGGACCGCCCGGACGGGGCGAAGGGAAGGTTCACGCCTCAGAGTCTGCCGCCGCGGCCGGGGCCGCGCGAACCTGCTCGTGGCGGGCGCTCGTGGGGGCCGTGGGCGAGCGTCCGTGGGACGGCGAGATCCGGCTCGCGAAGGGAGCCGAAAGGGCTTGCAGGCCCGGGTGACGAGGGGGACCGTGGTCCCACGCGACGGCGCGATCGTCGCGGCACGGTGGACCTGGCGCGAACCGCGCCGCCGGCCCGACGGGCCGGGACCGACGACAAGGAGGTTGTCATGAGGGCGCTCGTCTATCACGGCCCCGGGAAGAAGTCCTGGGACGAGGTCCCGGACCCGAAGATCATCGATCCGACCGACATCATCGTGAAGGTCGACACCACCACCATCTGCGGCACCGACCTGCACATCCTCAAGGGGGACGTCCCCGCGGTGACCGACGGCCGCATCCTCGGCCACGAGGGTGTCGGGACCGTGACCGAGGTCGGCGACGCGGTCTCCACCGTCGCGGTCGGCGACCGCGTCATCATCTCCTGCATCAGCGCGTGCGGCTCCTGCTCGTACTGCCACCAGGGGCTGTACGCCCACTGCCTCGCCGAGGAGGGCGCGTCCGGGATCGGCTGGATCTTCGGGCACCTCATCGACGGCACCCAGGCGGAGTACGTCCGCGTCCCGTTCGCCGACAACTCCGTCTACAAGGTTCCCGAGGGCGTCAGCGACGAGGCCGCCGTCATGCTGTCCGACATCCTGCCGACCGGCTTCGAGATCGGCGTGCGCTACGGGCGCGTGAAGCCGGGCGACGTCGTCGCCGTCATCGGGGCCGGTCCTGTCGGCCTCGCCGCCATGATGACGGCCGGCCTCTACGGGGCGGCGCGGATCATCGCCGTCGACCTCGACGACAACCGGCTCGACCAGGCGAAGGGCTTCGGCGCCACGGACAGCGTCAACAGCGGCGACGCCGACTGGGTCGAGAAGGTCATGGGCATGACGGACGGCCTGGGCGTCGACGTCGCGATCGAGGCGGTCGGCATCCCCGCGACCTTCGAGGCCTGCACGAAGATCGTCCGGCCGGGCGGCACCATCGCCAACGTCGGCGTGCACGGCAAGGGGGTGGAGCTGCCCCTGGACGAGATGTGGATCAAGGACATCGCCATCACGATGGGCCTGGTCAGCACCTCGACGACGTCGATGCTCCTCAAGCTCGTCGCCCAGCACAAGCTCGCGGCGGAGAACTTCGCGACGCACCGCTTCACCTTCGACCAGATGCTCGAGGCCTACGACACGTTCTCCAAGGCCGCCGAGTCCAAGGCGCTGAAGGTCGTCATCTCCGGCTGACGCGGCGTGCCGGGGCGGGACCTGGCGCGGCGAGACTGCTGATCCGGTCGCACTGCACGACCGGATCGGCAGTCTCGAGCGGCCGGCGGGTGCGGTCCTGCGCCGCTACACCCGCTCGACGACGACGACGCTCTGGCGGCCGCCCAGCCGCGTCAGCACCACGGTCGCGGCCGCGGACCCCTTCAGGGAGAGCTGGCGGCGCAGCTGCTCCGGCTCGACGGCGGTGCCGCGCTTCTTGATCTCGACCCGCCCGACGTCCCGCTCGCGCAGGTAGGCGCGCAGCCGCTTGAGGCTGAAGACGAAGTGGTCCTGGACCCGGTAGGCCCGGGCGAACGGCGTGGGGGTCAGGGTGTCGCCCGTCAGGTACGCGATGTCCTCGCTCACCACGCCGGCGTCGAGGTCCTCCGCCACGCGGGCCACCAGCCCGGCCCGGATGACCGCGCCGTCGGGCTCGTAGAGGTACTCGCCGACCTCACGGACGACGGCGGAGCGCGCGGGCGCGTCGGGCGCCCCGGCCGGCGTGCCGCGCACCTGCTCGCTCTCGGTGAGCACGTGCGCGTCGTCCCCGGCGAGCACCAGGGCCGAGCGCCCCGGGCCCTCGGGTGCCAGGGGGCCGAACCAGAGGCCGGCCTCCACGACGTCGCCGTCCACGCTCACCCACTGGGCGTGGGCGTCCCCGGGCAGGAAGGAGTAGGGGATCCCCGGTGCGACCTTCATCCCGAGGGCCGGCACGTCGGCGCGGAGCGCCAGCACCGCGTCCAGCGGCGGGGTGTAGGCGCCCGGGTCGAACACGCGCCGCCCGCCGCGCGTGCGCCGGGCCGGGTCCGCGAAGACCGCGTCGACCCCCTCGGCGGCGAGGTCCAGGGTCATGGCGTCGGCGTGACGGACCGTGGCGGAGGGGAAGAAGCGCAGGTTCACGGTGGCGAGGGCCGCCGTCGCCTCGTCGGCCTCGACCGCGAGGACCGGGACCCCGAGCGCCGAGAGCGCCATGGCGTCCCCGCCCAGGCCGCAGCCGAGGTCGGCGACCAGGGTGGCTCCGGCGTCGGCGTAGCGGCGCGCGTGGTGCGCGGCGACGCTGAGCCGGGTGGCCTGCTCCAGGCCGGCGGGGGTGAAGAGCATGCCGGCGGCGAAGTCGCCGAACTTGCCCACCGCCCTGGCGCGCAGTCGTGACTGCGTCAGTGCCGCGGCCACGAGGTCAGGGTCCATCCCCCGCTCGTGCAGACCGGTGGAGATCCGCAGCGCGGCCTCCTCCGAGTAGGGCGGGAGCTGCGAGAGCAGGGCCCAGCCCTCCGGCGCGAGGAGCTTGGTCAGGGAGCGTTCGTCCACCGCTCGATACTGCCAGTCCCCGCGTCGTCCGCCGCCATTGGCACTCACCTTGACCGAGTGCTAACCGCCGCCTAGATTTGTGCCAGGCGCGACCCTTCGGGGTCGCGGCGACGTTCACCGGAGACGACGCGTCCGGCCCCCGCGACGGCGGGCGCGGCGGCGAAGGTGACACAACCTTCATCCGTCCAACTCTCACGCGAAGGGGAGGTCCGCAGTGTCGGTCTCCATCAAGCCGCTCGAGGACCGTATCGTCGTTCAGACCCTCGAGGCCGAGCAGACCACGGCTTCTGGTCTCGTCATCCCGGACACCGCCAAGGAGAAGCCCCAGGAGGGCACCGTCCTGGCGATCGGCCCGGGCCGCGTCGACGACAACGGCAACCGCGTCCCGCTGGACGTCGCCGTCGGCGACGTCGTCATCTACAGCAAGTACGGCGGTACCGAGGTGAAGTACGCCGGCGAGGAGTACCTCATCCTCTCCGCGCGCGACATCCTCGCGGTCGTCGAGAAGTGATCAGCCGCTAGCTGACGCACGAAGCCCCGGTCTCCCTGAGGAGACCGGGGCTTCGTCGTGCTCGGAAGGCTCAGGCCGGGGCGCGTGCTCGCGCAGGTCGGAGCCGCGCGCCGAGGCCGTGCTCGGGAGCCTGGCTCCCGAGATGCTCAGGAGGCCTTGCGCACTGGGCGGGCGAGGATGGCCTGGCGCTCGTCCTCGCTGAGGCCGCCCCACACCCCGTAGGGCTCGCGCACGGCGAGGGAGTGCTCCCGGCACTGCTGGATCACGGGGCAGGTGGCGCAGATCGCCTTGGCCGCCTCGTCGCGGCGTCGGCGGGTGCCGCCACGCTCACCCTCCGGGTGGAAGAAGAGGTCCGGGTCGGCCTCGCGGCACGCCCCCTCGTACTGCCACTCCCACAGGTCCATCACGGGTCCGGGAAGCCTCGAGAGCTCAGCCATGTCGCCTGTCCTTCCGTCGTCGGAAATCGATTCGAGAACCGTTGCTGTGAACAACGCTGTGAGCAACCTAGCAAGCGATGCACAACTTGTTCAAGACCCTGCCGGAACTGATTCAGGAGTGAGTCGTCCATGACGCGCCGCGCGCCGGAGTGGCAGGGGACCTCCTACCGCGTCAAGATCGCTTCATGAGGATGGAGCGCAGCGCCGGCCCGTCCGCGCCCGAGGACGCTGCGGACATCGGTGAGCGGGAGCGGTCGGGCACTCGCGGCGGCAGGCCCGACGGCGCCGGCCGCGCGCCGAAGCGGTCCCGCGCGCACGCGCCGGGCGGCGCCCCGCTGACCGTGGCCGCGGTGGCCGGCCGACTGGGTGTGGCCGCGTCGACCCTGCGCACCTGGGACCGGCGCTACGGGCTCGGGCCGTCGGCCCACGAGGCCGGGGCGCACCGTCGTTACTCGCCGGACGACGTCGCCCGGCTCGAGCGGATGCGTCAGCTCACGCTCCAGGGTGTCGCTCCCGCGGACGCGGCGCGCGCCGCGGCGGCGTACGACCCGGCCGACCCCACCGCGGCGCCCCCGCCGGAGGAGTCGGCCGGCGGGCGGCACCGCCCCGAGCCGCACGAGCGGGTCCTCGTCGACCCGCTCTCGCTCGCCGCCGCGGCGGTGGAGCCGGACCCGCCCCGCGTGCAGCGCATGTTCGACCAGGAGGTGGGGGAGAAGGGCATCGTGCGGGCCTGGACCACGCTGGCCAAGCCGGCGCTGTCGATGCTCGGGCAGCGGGACCGCTCCGACCGCCCGGGCGCCGACCCCGAGGCCGTGCTCGTCGGGGCGGTGCTCGCCGCCGTGCGCGACGTCGTCGCGAACGAGCCCTCGCCCGACGGGTCGACCGGGACCGCCCTGCTGTGCGCGAGCGAGGAGCGGCGCGTCCGGGCCCACGTGATCGGCGGCGGGCTCGCCGAGCGCGGGGTCAGGGCGCGGGTGCTGCGGGCGGAGCAGGTCCGTGGCGGGGACCAGGTGCTCCGCGCCGTGGAGGAGCGGCACGCTCGCGTGCTCGCGGTCCTCGGCAGCCCGGACGGCGCCGAGGAGCTCGTGCGCACCGTCTCCGAGCGCGGCGACGTCGACGTCTTCCTCCTCGGCTCCGACGCCCCGGAGCTGTGGCTGCCCAACGTGCACCGCGTGCGCACCCCGATGGCGGCCGTCGAGGAGATCGCTGCGGTGATGCACGGCTGACGCGCCGGGATGTGGGACGTGCCACGACCCGGGGGAGGCCCCTGCCCACCCCGGCCGCGCGCACGTAGGATCTCAGGATGACCGAGCCCCACCCCACCGCCGACCCCTTCTCCCTCGTAGGCCTGACCTACGACGACGTCCTGCTGCTCCCGGGTGCGACCGACGTGATCCCCTCCGAGGTGGACACCACGGCGCGGCTGACCCGCGAGATCTCGATGAGAATGCCGCTGATCTCCGCGGCCATGGACACCGTCACCGAGGCGCGCATGGCGATCGCGATGGCACGCGAGGGCGGCATCGGCATCCTGCACCGCAACCTCTCCATCGAGGACCAGGCCCACCAGGTCACCGTGGTCAAGCGCTCGGAGTCCGGCATGGTCACCGACCCGGTGACGATCGGCCC
It encodes the following:
- a CDS encoding ABC transporter ATP-binding protein, whose product is MTALLGLDDVTYRYRGAHAAALDGVTLPVEEGVSLGVVGESGSGKSTALSLLLGLARPTAGRVLLDGAPLDLSDSGRRRGFRRRVQVVFQDPYSSLDPRQRVDRIVAEPLVSLRLSRGRAARAAVLDALASVDLEADVAGRYPHEFSGGQRQRIAIARALVTGPQVLLADEPVSALDLSTRLGVIGLLERLKREKGLTVVMVSHDVSAVAALCERTVVLKDGRVVEQGSTREILDDPKEPYTKRLIAAIPRIAVGSA
- the tsaD gene encoding tRNA (adenosine(37)-N6)-threonylcarbamoyltransferase complex transferase subunit TsaD, translating into MSEPLILGIETSCDETGFAVVRGRELLADVTASSMEEHARYGGIVPEVASRAHLEAFVPTLDAALEAADVDLGQLDGIAVTAGPGLVGSLTVGVSGAKALALATGKPLYGVNHVIGHAAVDELVHGPFPDRFVALVVSGGHTSLLLVDDIATGVVELGQTLDDAAGEAFDKVGRLLGLPYPGGPHVDRLSREGDRDAIRFPRGLTSGKDKARHPYDFSFSGLKTAVARYVEACQDRGEEVPAADVAAGFSEAVADVLVTKSLAACERSGCDTLVIGGGFSANSRLRELAAERAAERGITVRIPPIRYCTDNGAMIAALGSALVRSGAAPSPLDLPTDSGMPLELVRV
- a CDS encoding PadR family transcriptional regulator, with the protein product MAERPPATRDPQLLKGVLPMLVLALLREQDSYGYELVTRLRDSGLTDVSTGSVYPVLTRLERDGHLASYLVPSAQGPARKYYTPTDAGLTHLSVQRRSWQQLGDVVAVVLTPGPRRARPAPEARP
- a CDS encoding glutamate--cysteine ligase; its protein translation is MNLPFAPSGRSSVGIEWELQLLDADSGDLRQAAETVLAGVAGPEGRPHPHVHPELLVNTVEVVSGVCRTVGGAAADLQRAIDDLRAVTDPLRIELASAGSHPFARPAYQRVTNRERYATLIDRTRWWGRQMLLYGVHVHVGIEDRSKVLPIMQALLTRFAHLQSLSASSPFWGGENTGYASNRAMMFQQLPTAGVPYQFDRWEDLESYVDDMTRTGVIDTFSELRWDIRPSPSLGTIEVRVCDAATNMQELRATSALTHCLVEHYSDMLDRGEQLPTAPRWFVVENKWRSARYGMDAILIRDGSGDEELVTDTVAAMLVELEPVAERLGCAEDLALVGKILDDGASYQRQLRVAQGADLDAVVTSLIEEMRAGRPL
- a CDS encoding zinc-dependent alcohol dehydrogenase family protein, with the translated sequence MRALVYHGPGKKSWDEVPDPKIIDPTDIIVKVDTTTICGTDLHILKGDVPAVTDGRILGHEGVGTVTEVGDAVSTVAVGDRVIISCISACGSCSYCHQGLYAHCLAEEGASGIGWIFGHLIDGTQAEYVRVPFADNSVYKVPEGVSDEAAVMLSDILPTGFEIGVRYGRVKPGDVVAVIGAGPVGLAAMMTAGLYGAARIIAVDLDDNRLDQAKGFGATDSVNSGDADWVEKVMGMTDGLGVDVAIEAVGIPATFEACTKIVRPGGTIANVGVHGKGVELPLDEMWIKDIAITMGLVSTSTTSMLLKLVAQHKLAAENFATHRFTFDQMLEAYDTFSKAAESKALKVVISG
- a CDS encoding class I SAM-dependent methyltransferase; this encodes MDERSLTKLLAPEGWALLSQLPPYSEEAALRISTGLHERGMDPDLVAAALTQSRLRARAVGKFGDFAAGMLFTPAGLEQATRLSVAAHHARRYADAGATLVADLGCGLGGDAMALSALGVPVLAVEADEATAALATVNLRFFPSATVRHADAMTLDLAAEGVDAVFADPARRTRGGRRVFDPGAYTPPLDAVLALRADVPALGMKVAPGIPYSFLPGDAHAQWVSVDGDVVEAGLWFGPLAPEGPGRSALVLAGDDAHVLTESEQVRGTPAGAPDAPARSAVVREVGEYLYEPDGAVIRAGLVARVAEDLDAGVVSEDIAYLTGDTLTPTPFARAYRVQDHFVFSLKRLRAYLRERDVGRVEIKKRGTAVEPEQLRRQLSLKGSAAATVVLTRLGGRQSVVVVERV
- the groES gene encoding co-chaperone GroES, with protein sequence MSVSIKPLEDRIVVQTLEAEQTTASGLVIPDTAKEKPQEGTVLAIGPGRVDDNGNRVPLDVAVGDVVIYSKYGGTEVKYAGEEYLILSARDILAVVEK
- a CDS encoding WhiB family transcriptional regulator, with the translated sequence MAELSRLPGPVMDLWEWQYEGACREADPDLFFHPEGERGGTRRRRDEAAKAICATCPVIQQCREHSLAVREPYGVWGGLSEDERQAILARPVRKAS
- a CDS encoding MerR family transcriptional regulator, whose protein sequence is MRMERSAGPSAPEDAADIGERERSGTRGGRPDGAGRAPKRSRAHAPGGAPLTVAAVAGRLGVAASTLRTWDRRYGLGPSAHEAGAHRRYSPDDVARLERMRQLTLQGVAPADAARAAAAYDPADPTAAPPPEESAGGRHRPEPHERVLVDPLSLAAAAVEPDPPRVQRMFDQEVGEKGIVRAWTTLAKPALSMLGQRDRSDRPGADPEAVLVGAVLAAVRDVVANEPSPDGSTGTALLCASEERRVRAHVIGGGLAERGVRARVLRAEQVRGGDQVLRAVEERHARVLAVLGSPDGAEELVRTVSERGDVDVFLLGSDAPELWLPNVHRVRTPMAAVEEIAAVMHG